A portion of the Edaphobacter lichenicola genome contains these proteins:
- a CDS encoding PASTA domain-containing protein — protein MKLRLARINRFFNIVLGALAMMVVALVSAFITMRLAIHGREVKVPNLSGLTISDASKKTSSLGLSLNLENRFYSPTAPPGRVLAQSPAPGSIVRREWPVRITESLGAQDVAIPNLIGQTERTASINIRRVSLELGTVAHIAAPGEPGTIIAQTPNPNATGIDRPRVSLLLADPEQAESPEAFVMPSLAGLTLAGAAARVAAIGLHIASAEDLNLPTTPAATPSASTPPTAGAAVPTPTTTEPVAHVVSSLGTVIAQTPAAGHRVVKGDAVHITLTD, from the coding sequence ATGAAGCTCAGACTCGCCCGCATCAATCGCTTCTTCAACATCGTCCTCGGCGCCCTCGCCATGATGGTCGTCGCCCTCGTCTCTGCCTTCATCACCATGCGTCTCGCCATTCACGGTCGTGAAGTCAAAGTCCCCAATCTCAGCGGACTCACCATCTCCGACGCCAGCAAGAAGACCAGCTCCCTCGGCCTCAGCCTCAACCTCGAAAACCGCTTCTACTCCCCCACCGCACCACCCGGCCGCGTCCTCGCCCAATCCCCTGCACCCGGCTCAATCGTCCGCCGCGAGTGGCCCGTTCGCATCACCGAAAGCCTCGGCGCTCAGGACGTCGCCATCCCCAACCTCATCGGCCAGACCGAGCGCACCGCCTCCATCAACATCCGCCGCGTCTCGCTTGAACTCGGCACCGTCGCTCACATCGCCGCCCCCGGCGAGCCCGGCACCATCATCGCCCAGACCCCGAACCCCAACGCCACGGGCATCGACCGCCCCCGCGTCAGCCTCCTCCTCGCCGATCCCGAGCAGGCCGAATCACCCGAAGCCTTCGTCATGCCCTCACTCGCCGGACTCACCCTCGCTGGCGCCGCCGCCCGCGTTGCAGCAATCGGCCTTCACATCGCCAGCGCAGAAGACCTCAACCTCCCCACCACACCCGCCGCCACACCTTCAGCCTCAACTCCACCCACAGCAGGGGCCGCAGTCCCCACTCCAACAACAACCGAACCCGTAGCCCACGTAGTCTCCTCCCTCGGCACGGTCATCGCCCAAACCCCAGCCGCCGGCCACCGCGTCGTCAAAGGCGACGCGGTCCACATCACCCTCACCGACTAA
- a CDS encoding ABC transporter permease codes for MHDVIVAFRQFRKSPGFAITVVLTIALGIGANTAIFTLVHAVLLKSLPVADPKTLFRVGDLDDCCVNGGFINENGDFDLFSYDLYKRFQETTPEFEEMAAMQAGNETVSLRRGSEPARPQRQEFVSGNYFKTFGVGPFIGRVFTDADDNAGAAPVAVLSYQAWQSDYGSDPKVVGGSFFIQGQPVTIVGVAPPGFYGDRIRSNPPALWVPLSVEPFINGKKTILHVADSNWLYVLGRVKPGVSVTALQGKMSGSLRDWLTTRPMYTRNGASTLIPKQHVVIVPGGAGIQNLQLETGKGLKLLMAISALVLLVACANVANLLLARSATRRAETSVRMALGAARSRLIRQMLTESVLLACMGGFAGLAVAYAGTRMILALAFPNSPHLPIQASPSLGVLGFAFLLSLATGVVFGVVPAWITSHSDPAEALRGVNRSTRDRASLPQRALIVFQAALSVVLLVGAGLLTRSLQNIEHQNFGLQTENRYVLHLDPAAAGYTEDTLPAFYRTLEDQFGSLPGVKSVGLALYSTLEGNNWGEGVFIDGRPAPAPTDNNNSSWDRVSSHFFETMGQPVMRGRGFTDQDTATSQPVAVVNQAFVKKFFPKEDPIGRRFGIMDQKYASAFAIVGIMADAKYTNPREEVRPMYFRPLNQKLAGLTEANAIMAEGRGLYINSVTLHFDRPQQNLDAVVRRTLANINPNLTVEDLQSLDYQVADNFTQERLIARLTVLFGVLALVLASVGLYGITSYQVARRTSEIGLRMALGADRGNVVRMVMRGAILQAALGLAIGVPVAMLATRYMRDQLYSVHSYDPASLVIAVVVLGASAAIAGFIPARRAANIEPMTALRTE; via the coding sequence ATGCATGATGTGATTGTTGCGTTCCGTCAGTTTCGTAAGTCGCCTGGCTTTGCGATCACTGTTGTTCTTACGATTGCGTTGGGGATTGGGGCAAATACTGCGATCTTCACGCTGGTGCATGCGGTTCTGTTGAAGTCGCTGCCGGTGGCGGATCCGAAGACGCTTTTTCGTGTGGGCGATCTGGATGACTGCTGTGTCAATGGCGGATTTATCAATGAAAACGGCGACTTTGATCTGTTCTCGTACGACCTCTATAAGAGGTTTCAAGAGACGACGCCAGAGTTTGAAGAGATGGCGGCGATGCAGGCGGGGAACGAGACGGTAAGTCTGCGGCGAGGTTCGGAGCCGGCGCGACCGCAGCGTCAGGAGTTTGTTTCAGGGAATTATTTTAAGACGTTTGGGGTGGGGCCATTTATAGGACGGGTGTTCACGGATGCTGACGATAATGCGGGCGCTGCGCCGGTTGCGGTGCTGAGTTATCAGGCGTGGCAGTCGGACTATGGGAGCGATCCGAAGGTTGTGGGCGGGTCGTTTTTTATACAGGGGCAACCGGTGACGATTGTGGGTGTCGCTCCGCCAGGATTTTACGGGGATAGGATTCGGAGTAATCCACCAGCGCTCTGGGTTCCGTTGTCGGTTGAGCCGTTTATCAATGGGAAGAAGACTATTTTGCATGTGGCGGACAGCAACTGGCTCTATGTGCTGGGGCGGGTGAAGCCGGGTGTGAGCGTGACGGCGTTGCAGGGGAAGATGTCGGGAAGTCTGCGGGACTGGCTGACGACGCGGCCGATGTATACGCGGAATGGTGCGTCAACACTGATTCCGAAGCAGCATGTCGTGATCGTGCCTGGAGGAGCGGGGATTCAGAATCTGCAACTGGAGACGGGGAAGGGATTGAAGTTGTTGATGGCGATCTCTGCTCTGGTGTTACTGGTGGCGTGCGCGAATGTGGCGAACCTGCTGCTTGCGCGCAGTGCGACGCGGAGAGCGGAGACGTCGGTTCGAATGGCGCTGGGAGCGGCGAGGAGCAGGTTGATTCGTCAGATGCTGACCGAGAGTGTGCTGCTGGCGTGCATGGGTGGATTTGCGGGCCTGGCTGTAGCGTACGCGGGGACTCGGATGATTTTGGCTCTGGCGTTTCCGAACTCGCCGCATCTGCCGATTCAGGCGAGTCCGTCATTGGGGGTGCTGGGGTTTGCGTTTTTGTTGTCGCTGGCGACGGGCGTTGTGTTTGGTGTTGTGCCGGCGTGGATCACGTCGCACTCTGACCCTGCAGAGGCGCTGCGTGGAGTGAATCGTTCGACGAGGGATCGGGCTTCGTTGCCGCAGAGGGCGTTGATTGTGTTTCAGGCGGCGCTGTCGGTGGTGTTGCTGGTTGGGGCAGGGTTGCTGACGCGGAGTTTGCAGAATATCGAGCATCAGAACTTCGGCTTGCAGACGGAGAATCGGTATGTGCTGCATCTGGATCCGGCTGCGGCGGGTTATACGGAGGACACACTGCCTGCTTTCTATCGGACGCTGGAGGATCAGTTCGGATCGCTGCCTGGAGTGAAGAGTGTGGGGCTGGCGCTGTACAGCACGCTGGAGGGAAATAATTGGGGCGAGGGTGTTTTCATCGACGGACGACCTGCGCCGGCGCCGACCGATAACAATAATTCTTCGTGGGACAGGGTGAGTTCGCACTTCTTCGAGACGATGGGACAGCCCGTTATGCGCGGGCGCGGGTTTACCGATCAGGATACGGCTACGTCGCAGCCGGTGGCGGTGGTGAATCAGGCATTTGTGAAGAAGTTTTTTCCGAAGGAAGATCCGATTGGGCGGCGCTTTGGGATTATGGATCAGAAGTACGCGTCGGCGTTTGCGATCGTGGGGATCATGGCAGATGCGAAATATACCAATCCGCGCGAAGAGGTAAGGCCGATGTACTTTCGTCCGTTGAACCAAAAGCTGGCGGGACTGACGGAGGCGAACGCGATTATGGCTGAAGGGCGAGGGCTGTATATCAACTCTGTGACGCTGCACTTTGACAGGCCGCAACAGAATCTGGATGCGGTCGTGAGGCGAACGTTAGCGAATATTAATCCGAACCTAACGGTGGAGGATCTGCAGTCGCTGGATTATCAGGTGGCGGATAACTTCACGCAGGAGCGGTTGATTGCGCGGTTGACGGTGCTGTTTGGTGTGCTGGCGCTGGTGTTGGCGTCGGTTGGTCTGTATGGAATTACGTCGTACCAGGTGGCTCGGCGGACGAGCGAGATTGGTTTGCGAATGGCGCTGGGCGCGGATCGCGGGAACGTGGTGCGCATGGTGATGCGTGGAGCGATTCTGCAGGCTGCGCTGGGATTGGCGATTGGAGTTCCGGTTGCAATGCTGGCGACTCGGTATATGCGGGATCAGCTTTATAGCGTGCACTCGTATGATCCTGCGAGTCTGGTGATTGCGGTGGTGGTGCTGGGAGCGTCTGCGGCGATTGCTGGATTTATTCCTGCGCGACGAGCGGCGAATATTGAACCAATGACTGCGTTGCGTACGGAGTAA